The following proteins are encoded in a genomic region of Thiohalorhabdus sp. Cl-TMA:
- a CDS encoding S9 family peptidase — translation MSARTTAPYGTWTSPVTPDRVAASSRTLLEVFRDRGSIYWLERRPEEGGRNALVRLGEDGTPRDVLPEPFEARSRVHEYGGAAALVHDRYIYFVNGTDQRIYRKAPEGAPEPLTPAGSHRFADGVLDPVRERSIWVLEDHAPEGEPRNALAAVPLSGGHPEVLVSGRDFFAFPRISPDGRRLAWVTWDHPRMPWNGSELWVADLLPGGSAGAPTRVAGGPDESVFQPEWSPEGNLYFVSDRSGWWNLYRLGREGPEPLTDMRAEIGKPLIQLGTRTYAIDSAERIVFTYVEEGRWHLATLEPGSRALHELDTGYAAYTALTAGDGEALVIAASTAAPPELARVDLETGGRETLARSLSEPLDPAYLSEPIHVAFPTRDGQTAYGFFYAPGNADYEAPSGDLPPLLVKCHGGPTNAATPAFDWDTQFWTSRGFAVLDVNYRGSSGYGRAYREQLLESWGVLDVDDCVDGARWLADKGLANGERRAIRGRSAGGYTVLSALTFREAFRAGASYYGISDLERLAAETHKFESHYLEQLIGSYPDARHRYRERSPINAPERLDCPVIFFQGLKDKVVPPNQAETMVRALRDKGITAEYHTFEDEGHGFHKAGNMKACLLAELAFYARVFGLAAENPA, via the coding sequence ATGTCCGCCAGAACCACGGCCCCCTACGGGACCTGGACCTCTCCCGTAACCCCGGATCGAGTCGCAGCCTCCAGCCGAACCCTGTTGGAGGTCTTCAGGGACCGGGGCTCCATATACTGGCTGGAACGGCGTCCGGAGGAAGGCGGGCGGAATGCCCTTGTCCGTCTCGGCGAGGACGGCACTCCCCGGGACGTGCTACCCGAGCCCTTCGAAGCCCGCAGCCGGGTGCACGAATACGGTGGCGCCGCTGCACTGGTACATGATCGATACATCTATTTCGTCAATGGCACGGACCAGCGCATCTACCGCAAGGCCCCGGAGGGAGCCCCCGAGCCATTGACCCCGGCGGGAAGCCACCGGTTCGCCGACGGCGTGCTGGACCCGGTCCGGGAGCGGAGCATCTGGGTCCTTGAGGACCACGCGCCGGAAGGCGAGCCCCGGAATGCGCTCGCCGCCGTACCGCTGTCCGGCGGCCACCCGGAGGTGCTCGTATCGGGGCGGGATTTCTTCGCCTTTCCGCGCATCAGCCCGGACGGCCGCCGCCTGGCCTGGGTCACCTGGGACCATCCCCGAATGCCCTGGAACGGATCCGAGCTCTGGGTGGCCGATCTCCTCCCGGGCGGCTCCGCAGGCGCGCCCACCCGAGTCGCCGGTGGGCCCGACGAATCCGTATTCCAGCCCGAATGGTCCCCGGAAGGCAACCTGTACTTCGTTTCCGACCGCAGCGGCTGGTGGAACCTCTACCGGCTCGGCCGGGAGGGCCCGGAACCGCTCACCGACATGCGCGCGGAAATCGGGAAGCCCCTTATCCAGCTCGGCACGCGCACCTATGCTATCGATTCCGCCGAGCGCATCGTATTCACCTATGTCGAGGAGGGGCGCTGGCATTTGGCCACCCTGGAGCCGGGATCCCGGGCTCTTCACGAGCTGGATACCGGCTACGCGGCCTACACCGCGCTCACGGCCGGCGACGGGGAGGCCCTGGTCATCGCCGCCTCCACCGCCGCCCCTCCGGAGCTGGCCCGGGTGGACCTGGAAACCGGCGGCCGAGAGACCCTGGCCCGCTCCCTGTCCGAGCCCCTGGACCCCGCGTATCTTTCCGAGCCGATCCATGTGGCCTTCCCCACGCGGGACGGGCAGACCGCCTACGGTTTTTTCTACGCGCCCGGGAATGCGGACTACGAAGCACCATCGGGCGACCTGCCGCCACTGCTCGTCAAATGCCACGGGGGACCCACCAACGCGGCCACCCCCGCCTTCGACTGGGACACCCAATTCTGGACCAGTCGGGGCTTCGCCGTCCTGGACGTGAACTACCGGGGAAGCTCCGGGTACGGACGCGCCTACCGGGAGCAGCTTCTGGAGAGCTGGGGGGTGCTGGATGTGGACGACTGCGTGGACGGCGCCCGGTGGCTAGCGGACAAGGGGTTGGCGAACGGCGAGCGCAGGGCCATCCGGGGCCGGAGCGCGGGCGGCTACACGGTGCTCTCCGCCCTGACCTTCCGCGAGGCGTTCCGCGCGGGAGCCAGCTATTACGGCATCAGCGACCTGGAGCGTCTGGCGGCGGAGACCCATAAATTCGAATCCCACTACCTGGAACAGCTCATCGGTTCGTATCCGGACGCGCGGCACCGCTACCGCGAGCGATCCCCCATCAACGCCCCGGAGCGTCTCGACTGTCCGGTGATCTTCTTCCAGGGCCTCAAGGACAAGGTGGTGCCCCCGAACCAGGCCGAAACCATGGTGCGGGCCCTTCGGGACAAGGGAATCACCGCGGAGTACCATACCTTCGAAGACGAGGGGCACGGCTTCCACAAGGCCGGGAATATGAAGGCCTGCCTGTTGGCGGAGCTCGCCTTC